One region of Paraburkholderia acidiphila genomic DNA includes:
- the fdnG gene encoding formate dehydrogenase-N subunit alpha — translation MLQMSRRQFLKVTATSLAGSSLALMGFAPDNALAEVRQYKLARTTETRNTCPYCSVGCGILMYGLGDGAKNATASIIHIEGDPDHPVNRGTLCPKGASLIDFIHSESRLKYPEYRAAGSNEWKRISWDEALDRIAKLLKEDRDANFVEKTADGKTVNRWLTTGMLAASAGSNEVGYLTHKVARSMGLLAFDNQARVUHGPTVAGLAPTFGRGAMTNHWVDIRNADVILVMGGNAAEAHPCGFKWVTEAKAHRKARLIVVDPRFNRTASVADFYAPIRTGTDIAFLGAVINYLLTNDKIQHEYVKNYTDFTFIVRDDFAFNDGIFSGYDPQKHSYPDKSSWNYEIGDDGFVKTDDTLQNPRCVYQLLKQHYSRYTADMVEKVCGTPKDKFLKVCEMLASTAEPGRAGTILYALGWTHHSVGSQMIRTGAMVQLLLGNIGIAGGGMNALRGHSNIQGLTDLGLMSNLLPGYMTLPFEAEQDYDDYIKKRAQQPLRPNQLSYWQHYGAFFVSFMKSWWGDAATKDNNWGYDWLPKLDKPYDLLQTIELMNQGKVNGYICQGFNVMASAPDKAKTLSALSKLKWLVIMDPLAIETSEFWKKYGDYNDVDSASIQTEVFRLPTTCFAEENGSLVSSSRVLQWHWKGAEPPGEARSDLEIMSGLFLRIRAAYQKDGGKLPDPIVKLDWPYSDPASPTPEELAKEYNGRALTDQTDAKDPTKVLVKKGEQLAGFAQLKDDGTTSSGCWIFCGAWTQAGNQMGRRDNSDPTGIGQTLNWAWAWPVNRRVLYNRASCDTAGKPFDPTRKLIGWNGSAWTGADIPDYKVDEAPDQGMGPFIMNPEGVARFFARDGMNEGPFPEHYEPFENPLGYNPFHPNNPLATNNPAARVFPDDRKTFGTVQQFPHVATTYRLTEHFHFWTKHARLNAIIQPQQFVEIGEALAKEVGVVAGDSVKVSSNRGYLIAVAVVTKRIKPLTIEGKTVHTVGVPLHWGFKGLTKPGYLTNTLTPPVGDGNSQTPEFKSFLVKVEKA, via the coding sequence ATGTTGCAGATGTCCCGGCGTCAGTTCCTCAAGGTCACGGCAACGTCGCTGGCGGGTTCCAGCCTCGCGCTGATGGGTTTCGCGCCCGACAACGCGCTTGCCGAGGTCCGACAATACAAACTGGCGCGCACTACTGAAACCCGCAATACCTGCCCGTACTGCTCGGTCGGTTGCGGGATCCTCATGTACGGTCTCGGCGATGGCGCGAAGAACGCGACGGCGAGCATCATCCACATCGAAGGCGATCCGGATCACCCCGTCAATCGCGGCACGCTGTGCCCGAAGGGCGCGAGCCTCATCGACTTCATCCACAGCGAGAGCCGCCTGAAGTACCCCGAGTATCGAGCGGCGGGTTCGAACGAGTGGAAACGTATTTCGTGGGACGAGGCGCTCGACCGCATTGCGAAGCTGTTGAAGGAAGATCGCGACGCGAACTTCGTCGAGAAAACGGCGGACGGCAAGACCGTGAACCGCTGGCTGACCACCGGTATGCTGGCCGCATCGGCGGGCAGCAACGAGGTCGGCTATCTCACGCATAAAGTGGCCCGCAGCATGGGCCTGCTCGCATTCGACAACCAGGCGCGTGTCTGACACGGCCCGACGGTGGCAGGTCTTGCCCCGACGTTTGGCCGTGGAGCGATGACGAACCATTGGGTCGACATACGCAATGCGGACGTGATTCTGGTGATGGGCGGCAATGCGGCCGAGGCGCACCCGTGCGGCTTCAAGTGGGTCACGGAGGCGAAGGCGCACCGCAAGGCGCGGCTCATCGTGGTGGACCCGCGTTTCAACCGCACGGCATCGGTCGCGGACTTCTACGCGCCGATCCGCACCGGCACGGACATCGCGTTCCTTGGCGCCGTGATCAACTATTTGCTCACGAACGACAAGATCCAGCATGAGTACGTGAAGAACTACACGGACTTCACGTTCATCGTGCGCGACGATTTCGCGTTCAACGACGGCATTTTCTCGGGCTACGATCCGCAGAAACATTCGTACCCGGACAAGTCGTCGTGGAACTACGAGATCGGCGACGACGGTTTCGTGAAGACCGACGACACCCTGCAGAACCCGCGCTGCGTCTACCAGTTGCTCAAGCAACATTATTCGCGCTACACGGCCGACATGGTCGAGAAGGTGTGCGGCACGCCAAAGGATAAATTCCTCAAGGTGTGCGAAATGCTCGCGAGCACGGCTGAGCCGGGCCGCGCGGGCACGATCCTGTACGCCCTCGGGTGGACCCATCACTCGGTCGGCTCGCAGATGATCCGCACCGGTGCGATGGTGCAACTGCTGCTTGGCAACATCGGCATTGCGGGCGGCGGCATGAATGCGCTGCGCGGGCATTCGAACATCCAGGGGCTCACGGACCTCGGGCTCATGTCGAACCTGCTGCCGGGCTACATGACGCTGCCGTTCGAGGCCGAACAGGACTACGACGACTACATCAAGAAGCGCGCGCAGCAGCCGTTGCGGCCGAACCAGTTGAGCTACTGGCAGCACTACGGCGCGTTCTTCGTGAGCTTCATGAAGTCATGGTGGGGCGATGCGGCCACGAAGGACAACAACTGGGGCTACGACTGGCTGCCGAAGCTCGACAAGCCTTACGACCTGCTGCAAACGATTGAGCTGATGAATCAGGGCAAGGTCAACGGCTATATCTGCCAGGGCTTCAACGTCATGGCGTCGGCGCCCGACAAGGCCAAGACCCTTTCGGCGCTCAGCAAGCTCAAGTGGCTCGTGATCATGGACCCGCTCGCCATCGAGACTTCCGAGTTCTGGAAGAAGTATGGCGACTATAACGACGTCGATTCGGCTTCGATCCAGACCGAAGTGTTTCGTTTGCCCACCACGTGCTTCGCGGAGGAAAACGGCTCGCTCGTGAGTTCGAGCCGCGTACTTCAGTGGCACTGGAAAGGCGCGGAGCCGCCGGGCGAGGCGCGGAGCGACCTCGAAATCATGTCGGGCCTGTTCCTGCGCATCCGCGCGGCGTACCAGAAGGACGGCGGCAAGCTGCCCGATCCGATCGTCAAGCTCGACTGGCCGTATTCGGATCCCGCCAGCCCCACGCCGGAGGAACTTGCGAAGGAGTACAACGGCCGGGCGCTCACCGACCAGACCGATGCAAAGGATCCCACCAAGGTGCTCGTGAAGAAGGGCGAGCAACTCGCGGGCTTCGCACAATTGAAGGACGACGGCACGACGTCGAGTGGCTGCTGGATCTTCTGCGGCGCGTGGACCCAGGCGGGCAACCAGATGGGCCGGCGCGACAATTCGGACCCAACCGGCATCGGCCAGACGCTGAACTGGGCCTGGGCGTGGCCGGTGAACCGGCGCGTGCTCTACAACCGCGCCTCGTGCGATACGGCGGGCAAGCCCTTCGATCCCACCCGCAAGCTGATCGGCTGGAACGGCAGCGCGTGGACGGGCGCGGACATACCCGACTACAAGGTCGACGAAGCGCCCGATCAGGGCATGGGGCCGTTCATCATGAACCCCGAGGGCGTGGCGCGCTTCTTCGCTCGCGACGGCATGAACGAAGGGCCGTTCCCCGAGCACTACGAACCATTCGAAAATCCGCTCGGCTATAACCCGTTCCATCCGAACAACCCGCTCGCCACGAACAATCCGGCGGCGCGCGTGTTCCCCGACGACCGCAAGACGTTCGGGACCGTGCAGCAGTTCCCGCATGTGGCGACCACGTACCGGCTCACCGAGCACTTCCACTTCTGGACCAAGCATGCGCGGTTGAACGCGATCATCCAGCCGCAGCAGTTCGTCGAGATCGGCGAGGCACTGGCGAAGGAGGTGGGCGTGGTGGCCGGCGACAGCGTGAAGGTGTCGAGCAATCGCGGCTACCTGATCGCGGTGGCCGTGGTGACCAAGCGCATCAAGCCGCTCACCATCGAGGGCAAGACCGTGCATACCGTTGGCGTGCCGCTGCACTGGGGCTTCAAGGGGCTCACGAAACCGGGTTATCTGACGAATACGCTCACGCCTCCCGTGGGCGACGGCAATTCGCAGACGCCCGAGTTCAAGTCGTTCCTCGTGAAGGTCGAAAAGGCATAG
- the fdxH gene encoding formate dehydrogenase subunit beta: MAFQSLDVRRLSATTTPPPGVREPVTGTVAKLIDVTKCIGCKACQTACMEWNDLRDEVGINTGVYDNPHDLTEHSWTVMRFAEYENPNGNLEWLIRKDGCMHCDDPGCLKACPSPGAIVQYTNGIVDFHEENCIGCGYCITGCPFNIPRLSKTEHRVYKCTLCSDRVAVGQEPACVKTCPTGAIVFGTKEDMKQHAAERIVDLKERGFENAGLYDPQGVGGTHVMYVLHHADQPSLYHGLPDNPRISPMVRLWKGIAKPVALGIMALTALAGFFHYTRIGPNELTAEDEAAARDEARRIRGEPPEERNDERR; encoded by the coding sequence ATGGCATTTCAATCACTCGACGTCAGACGCCTTTCGGCCACCACCACGCCCCCGCCGGGCGTGCGCGAGCCGGTCACGGGCACGGTCGCGAAGCTCATCGACGTGACCAAGTGCATCGGCTGCAAAGCGTGCCAGACCGCGTGCATGGAGTGGAACGACCTGCGCGACGAGGTCGGCATCAATACCGGCGTCTACGACAATCCGCACGATCTCACCGAACACTCGTGGACCGTGATGCGTTTCGCGGAGTACGAGAACCCGAACGGCAACCTCGAATGGCTGATCCGCAAGGACGGCTGCATGCATTGCGACGATCCCGGTTGTTTGAAGGCGTGTCCGTCGCCGGGTGCGATCGTGCAGTACACGAACGGCATCGTCGATTTCCACGAGGAAAACTGCATCGGCTGCGGCTATTGCATCACGGGCTGTCCGTTCAACATTCCGCGCCTTTCGAAGACCGAACACCGTGTCTACAAATGCACGCTCTGTTCGGACCGCGTGGCCGTGGGGCAGGAGCCGGCCTGCGTGAAGACCTGCCCGACCGGGGCGATCGTGTTCGGCACCAAGGAAGACATGAAGCAGCATGCGGCCGAGCGCATTGTCGACCTCAAGGAGCGCGGTTTCGAAAACGCGGGGCTCTACGATCCGCAAGGCGTGGGCGGCACGCACGTGATGTACGTGCTGCACCACGCGGACCAGCCCTCGCTCTATCACGGCCTGCCCGACAATCCGCGCATCAGCCCGATGGTGCGCCTGTGGAAGGGCATCGCCAAGCCGGTCGCACTCGGCATCATGGCGCTCACGGCGCTGGCCGGCTTCTTCCATTACACGCGCATTGGCCCGAACGAACTGACGGCGGAAGACGAAGCCGCCGCGCGCGACGAGGCGCGGCGCATCCGTGGCGAACCACCCGAGGAGCGCAACGATGAAAGACGATGA
- a CDS encoding porin, with protein MKRVALSTLSLALLAAAGTAHAQSSVTLYGVIDESIQWANNVGTTAGNKNQFALFGGNISGNRFGLKGTEDLGGGLKAIFQLENGFDINTGKLGQGGLMFGRQAFVGLTHDQYGTITLGRQYDPLVDMVQPLTGDNYFGSTFATPGDVDNNDNSSRTNSGIKYVSPVLQGFQFEGMYALGGVAGATGSGQSWGAAATYGVGSFNVAAGYFRMDNASSLASRTTTSDGVSTVGWASGATSGAMFDSQINNAYASAKSVGTAAIAAQYVAGPFTFGARYSNVQLRADGYSDFQSTQRYNVAAGFFGYQLNPALLLGLGYTWTHGSGDTSNTYNQISLGADYNLSKRTDLYAVAAWQHANGTQRNAGNSETPSTTSTAGASIGSYGYNSDSSSQTLVSLGIRHKF; from the coding sequence ATGAAACGAGTCGCTCTCTCGACCCTCTCGCTGGCCCTCCTGGCCGCAGCTGGCACCGCGCACGCTCAAAGCAGCGTGACCCTGTATGGTGTGATCGACGAATCGATCCAGTGGGCCAACAATGTCGGTACCACCGCCGGCAACAAGAACCAGTTTGCCCTCTTCGGCGGCAACATTTCGGGTAACCGTTTCGGCCTGAAGGGTACGGAAGATCTGGGCGGCGGCCTGAAGGCGATTTTCCAATTGGAAAACGGCTTTGACATCAACACCGGCAAGCTCGGTCAAGGTGGCCTGATGTTCGGCCGTCAAGCCTTTGTCGGCCTGACGCACGATCAGTACGGTACGATCACGCTCGGCCGCCAGTACGACCCGCTGGTCGACATGGTTCAGCCGCTCACGGGCGACAACTACTTCGGCAGCACGTTCGCAACGCCGGGCGACGTCGACAACAACGACAACAGCTCGCGCACGAACAGCGGCATCAAGTACGTTTCGCCGGTTCTGCAAGGCTTCCAGTTCGAAGGCATGTACGCGCTGGGCGGCGTGGCTGGCGCGACGGGCTCGGGTCAGAGCTGGGGCGCGGCTGCTACGTACGGCGTCGGTTCGTTCAACGTTGCCGCCGGCTACTTCCGCATGGACAACGCTTCGTCGCTCGCTTCGCGTACGACGACCAGCGACGGCGTGAGCACGGTGGGCTGGGCTTCGGGCGCAACCTCGGGCGCCATGTTCGACAGCCAGATCAACAACGCCTACGCTTCGGCCAAGTCGGTTGGCACGGCTGCAATCGCTGCGCAATACGTCGCAGGCCCGTTCACGTTCGGCGCACGTTACAGCAACGTTCAACTCCGTGCTGACGGCTACTCGGACTTCCAGTCGACGCAACGTTACAACGTCGCTGCTGGCTTCTTCGGCTACCAGCTGAACCCGGCCCTGCTGCTCGGCCTCGGCTACACCTGGACGCACGGCTCTGGCGACACGTCGAACACGTACAACCAGATTTCGCTCGGCGCGGACTACAACCTGTCGAAGCGCACCGACCTGTACGCTGTTGCAGCATGGCAGCACGCCAACGGCACGCAGCGCAACGCGGGCAACAGCGAAACGCCGAGCACCACCTCGACGGCTGGCGCATCGATCGGCTCGTACGGCTACAACTCGGATTCGAGCTCGCAGACCCTGGTCAGCCTCGGCATCCGCCACAAGTTCTAA
- the fdhE gene encoding formate dehydrogenase accessory protein FdhE: MTQRILDPQQIESLDPSAIPRIRLPERFAFFSTRAVRLRHLADHNPIGGYVRLMAALVDAQQEALEHCSASMPSREAIANAQHHCMPILPALSGERDPQWRAVLLRLADHVEAAGAVAPALANVLAELRAMDEAQLDAQADAVLAQRYAEVAPATAPFIMAALQVVWTDLASRIDERDIPYVDAPGVCPVCGSPPVASIVRIGGAYQGYRYVQCGLCGTEAHVVRVKCTNCDSTKGIAYHGIEGGNAALKAESCDECQTYRKIGYQEKDLDFEPLADDLASLTLDLLMSDAGYRRASPNPLLWPDVPGDR; the protein is encoded by the coding sequence GTGACGCAACGCATTCTCGACCCGCAGCAAATCGAATCGCTCGATCCGTCGGCTATTCCGCGCATCCGTCTGCCCGAGCGCTTTGCCTTTTTCAGCACGCGCGCCGTGCGCCTGCGGCATCTCGCGGACCACAATCCCATTGGCGGCTACGTGCGATTAATGGCGGCGCTCGTCGACGCGCAGCAGGAGGCGCTCGAACATTGCAGCGCTTCCATGCCTTCGCGCGAAGCCATTGCGAACGCGCAGCATCATTGCATGCCGATACTGCCGGCGCTTTCGGGCGAGCGTGATCCGCAATGGCGCGCGGTGCTATTGCGTCTCGCGGATCATGTCGAAGCCGCGGGCGCCGTTGCGCCTGCGCTCGCGAACGTGCTCGCTGAACTGCGCGCCATGGATGAAGCGCAACTCGACGCCCAGGCCGACGCGGTTCTCGCGCAGCGCTACGCCGAAGTCGCGCCCGCCACCGCGCCGTTCATCATGGCCGCGCTGCAGGTGGTGTGGACCGACCTCGCGAGCCGCATCGACGAGCGGGACATTCCGTATGTCGACGCGCCGGGCGTATGCCCCGTGTGCGGGTCGCCGCCCGTTGCCAGCATCGTGCGCATTGGCGGCGCGTATCAGGGCTATCGGTATGTGCAATGCGGTCTGTGCGGCACCGAGGCGCATGTGGTGCGCGTGAAGTGCACGAACTGCGATTCGACCAAGGGCATTGCGTATCACGGCATCGAAGGCGGCAATGCGGCACTCAAGGCCGAATCGTGCGACGAGTGCCAGACTTACCGCAAGATCGGCTATCAGGAGAAGGATCTCGACTTCGAGCCGCTCGCCGACGACCTCGCGAGTCTCACGCTCGATCTGCTGATGAGCGACGCGGGTTACCGGCGCGCGAGCCCGAATCCGCTGCTATGGCCCGACGTGCCAGGCGACCGGTAA
- the selA gene encoding L-seryl-tRNA(Sec) selenium transferase: MSETVGQAAEHDARTLGALLATMPAVERVIASEEAQPLIAQYGRTQVLDAIRATQDAWRRDARAGVLANEDKDTEPFSLERVIADTVRRLAERTQSRLRPVFNLTGTVLHTNLGRALLPDAAVEAVVQALTQPANLEFDLASGKRGDRDDLIDSLICELTGAEAATVVNNNAAAVLLLLSALANRKEVVVSRGELVEIGGAFRIPDIMSRAGARLREIGTTNRTHLKDYEAAINARTALLMKVHCSNYAISGFTKSVELDELAPLARQHGLPVAVDLGSGTLVDLAQWGLPAEPTVRATVEAGADLVTFSGDKLLGGPQAGLIVGRKELIAKIKKHPLKRALRVGKLTLAALEPVLRLYQAPEFLQERLTTLRLLTRPATQMQEAAQRALPALQRAVGDAYAASVEPMFSQIGSGALPVDVLPSSGLVVRYAGKGGSGRALLKLERALRELPQPVIGRIADDAVRLDLRCLESWAETAFVAQLAELRL, encoded by the coding sequence ATGAGCGAAACCGTGGGACAAGCAGCGGAACACGATGCGCGCACCCTGGGCGCGCTGCTCGCAACCATGCCGGCGGTCGAGCGGGTCATTGCCTCGGAGGAGGCGCAGCCGCTGATCGCGCAATACGGACGCACCCAGGTGCTGGACGCGATACGCGCCACGCAGGACGCCTGGCGTCGTGATGCGCGAGCCGGCGTACTGGCGAATGAAGACAAGGACACCGAACCGTTTTCGCTAGAACGCGTGATTGCGGACACCGTGCGACGGTTAGCCGAACGCACGCAAAGCCGCTTGCGGCCCGTCTTCAATCTCACGGGCACGGTGCTCCACACGAATCTCGGCCGAGCGCTGCTCCCCGACGCGGCCGTAGAAGCCGTCGTACAGGCGCTCACACAACCCGCGAACCTCGAATTCGATCTCGCGAGCGGCAAGCGCGGCGACCGCGACGATCTGATCGACTCGCTGATCTGCGAACTGACGGGCGCCGAGGCCGCGACAGTCGTCAACAACAACGCGGCGGCGGTGCTGCTGCTGTTGAGCGCGCTCGCGAATCGCAAGGAGGTCGTCGTTTCGCGCGGCGAACTGGTCGAGATTGGCGGGGCGTTTCGCATTCCCGACATCATGAGCCGCGCGGGCGCACGGCTGCGCGAGATCGGCACGACGAACCGGACCCATCTCAAGGACTACGAAGCGGCGATCAACGCGCGCACGGCGCTGCTGATGAAGGTGCATTGCAGCAACTATGCGATCAGCGGCTTTACGAAGAGTGTCGAACTCGACGAACTCGCGCCGCTGGCGCGTCAGCATGGCCTGCCGGTAGCGGTCGATCTGGGCAGCGGCACGCTCGTCGATCTCGCGCAGTGGGGTTTGCCCGCCGAGCCCACCGTGCGCGCGACCGTTGAAGCGGGCGCGGACCTCGTGACCTTCAGCGGCGACAAACTGCTCGGCGGCCCGCAGGCGGGGCTGATCGTCGGACGCAAGGAACTCATTGCGAAGATCAAGAAGCACCCGCTCAAGCGCGCGTTGCGCGTGGGCAAGCTCACGCTCGCGGCGCTCGAACCGGTTTTGAGGCTCTATCAGGCGCCTGAATTCCTGCAGGAGCGGCTGACTACGCTGCGCCTTCTCACACGCCCCGCCACGCAAATGCAGGAGGCTGCGCAGCGCGCGCTGCCCGCGTTGCAGCGTGCGGTTGGCGATGCGTATGCCGCGAGTGTCGAGCCGATGTTCAGCCAGATCGGCAGCGGCGCATTGCCTGTGGACGTGCTGCCGAGCAGCGGGCTCGTCGTGCGCTACGCAGGCAAAGGCGGCAGCGGCCGCGCGCTGCTCAAGCTCGAACGCGCGTTGCGCGAGCTGCCGCAGCCCGTGATCGGCCGCATTGCCGATGACGCTGTACGCCTCGACCTGCGCTGCCTCGAATCCTGGGCCGAAACGGCGTTCGTCGCGCAACTCGCGGAGCTGCGCCTGTGA
- a CDS encoding YihY/virulence factor BrkB family protein, producing the protein MSTLSTERLQSAARKEASWVVGALRQFIANRCPSLAASIAFYSAFSLAPTLVMVIAVAGWFFGDDAARGELFRQVHNVLGDDAAAGITTIVQNAHRAGGKGGVAAIISLALLVIGASATFSSLNTALNIVWPPDGQRPSSVFALVRVRLISFSLVLGVAFLLIVSLVLDTAITFVGQWLWGNSPYVIIGNLMQLGVGLVVLAVAFGALLRFLPDADVRWRDAMVGGIVAAVLFSAGKKLFALYLAHAGMATAFGAAGSLAVLLMWLYFSAAVLLLGAEFSAARGRMHDPRGAWGFLEETPPGSRAKLASVLAASTIVARHDTKPADRSAAAPAPRAVPIGNGSPAATALPAALAAAVTADKSTLSETPLGAVGRASAHGGAFGRVKSGLQIRRSVVRMEDSATYAAALTLVQAGRTVAAADRYVKRHPWGSVLFVASAALAMTAAGRRRHPHENGPIEAATKGRGKSEK; encoded by the coding sequence ATGTCAACGCTTTCCACCGAACGACTGCAGTCTGCCGCGCGCAAGGAAGCGTCGTGGGTGGTGGGCGCCCTGCGCCAGTTCATCGCCAACCGCTGCCCGTCGCTTGCGGCGAGCATTGCGTTCTACTCGGCGTTTTCGCTCGCGCCCACGCTCGTGATGGTGATTGCCGTGGCCGGGTGGTTCTTCGGCGACGACGCCGCGCGCGGCGAGCTTTTCCGCCAGGTCCACAACGTGCTCGGCGACGACGCGGCCGCTGGCATCACCACCATCGTGCAAAACGCGCACCGCGCGGGCGGCAAGGGCGGTGTCGCGGCGATCATCTCGCTCGCCTTGCTCGTGATCGGCGCGTCCGCAACCTTCTCCTCGCTGAATACGGCACTGAACATCGTCTGGCCGCCGGACGGGCAGCGTCCCTCCAGCGTGTTCGCGCTCGTGCGCGTGCGCCTCATTTCATTCAGCCTCGTGCTGGGCGTCGCGTTCCTGCTGATCGTCTCGCTCGTGCTCGACACGGCCATCACCTTCGTCGGCCAGTGGCTCTGGGGCAATTCTCCTTATGTGATCATCGGCAACCTGATGCAACTCGGCGTGGGCCTCGTGGTGCTGGCCGTCGCGTTCGGCGCCCTGCTGCGCTTCCTGCCCGACGCCGACGTGCGCTGGCGCGACGCGATGGTGGGCGGGATTGTCGCTGCGGTCCTGTTCTCGGCGGGCAAGAAGCTGTTTGCGCTCTATCTCGCGCACGCGGGCATGGCAACGGCCTTCGGCGCCGCCGGGTCGCTCGCGGTGCTGCTCATGTGGCTCTATTTTTCGGCCGCCGTGCTCCTGCTCGGCGCCGAATTCTCGGCGGCGCGCGGGCGCATGCACGACCCGCGCGGCGCATGGGGTTTCCTTGAGGAAACACCGCCAGGCAGCCGCGCCAAGCTGGCCTCGGTGCTCGCCGCCTCGACTATCGTCGCGCGGCACGATACGAAGCCAGCGGACCGGTCTGCCGCCGCCCCGGCACCGCGTGCCGTGCCGATCGGAAACGGCAGTCCTGCGGCCACCGCACTGCCCGCGGCCCTGGCGGCGGCCGTTACGGCAGACAAATCGACACTATCGGAAACTCCGCTCGGCGCTGTGGGCCGCGCGAGTGCCCATGGCGGAGCGTTCGGGAGGGTGAAATCGGGGCTGCAGATCCGCCGATCGGTTGTGCGCATGGAGGACAGCGCCACCTACGCGGCCGCGCTCACGCTGGTCCAGGCGGGCCGCACCGTGGCTGCCGCCGACCGCTATGTGAAGCGCCATCCGTGGGGTTCGGTGCTGTTCGTCGCGAGCGCCGCGCTTGCCATGACGGCCGCCGGCAGGCGCCGCCACCCCCACGAAAATGGGCCAATCGAGGCCGCTACCAAAGGTCGCGGCAAGTCTGAAAAATAA
- a CDS encoding formate dehydrogenase subunit gamma, producing MKDDEPQLIERYTPNERSNHWITAICFILLALSGLAMFHPAMSWLYAVLGGGQWTRILHPFIGVVMFVSFLILALRFWHHNYLDKDDIQWMKQMGDVLNNREDRLPEIGRYNAGQKLLFFTMVVCLVLLLLSGIVIWRRYFSFYFPIEMIRLSSVVHAIAAFVLICGIIVHIYAALWVKGSIGAMTRGYVTWGWARKHHPRWFRESIK from the coding sequence ATGAAAGACGATGAACCGCAACTGATCGAGCGCTACACGCCCAACGAGCGCAGCAACCACTGGATCACCGCGATCTGCTTCATTCTGCTCGCGCTCTCGGGACTCGCGATGTTTCATCCGGCCATGTCGTGGCTTTACGCGGTGCTCGGCGGCGGTCAGTGGACCCGCATTCTGCATCCGTTCATCGGCGTCGTGATGTTCGTTTCGTTCCTGATTCTTGCGCTGCGTTTCTGGCATCACAACTATCTGGACAAAGACGACATCCAGTGGATGAAGCAGATGGGCGACGTGCTCAACAACCGCGAAGACAGGCTGCCGGAAATCGGCCGCTACAATGCGGGACAGAAGCTGTTATTCTTCACGATGGTGGTTTGCCTCGTGCTGTTGCTCTTGAGCGGCATCGTGATCTGGCGGCGGTATTTCTCGTTCTATTTCCCGATCGAGATGATCCGGCTCTCGTCGGTGGTGCATGCGATCGCGGCGTTCGTGCTGATATGCGGCATCATCGTTCATATTTACGCCGCGCTGTGGGTGAAAGGATCGATCGGCGCCATGACGCGCGGTTACGTCACCTGGGGCTGGGCGAGAAAGCATCATCCGCGCTGGTTCCGCGAGAGCATCAAGTAA